One window of the Pseudarthrobacter sp. ATCC 49987 genome contains the following:
- the ftsE gene encoding cell division ATP-binding protein FtsE, translated as MIRFENVTKVYDQKARPALDSINLEIDRGEFAFLVGASGSGKSTFLRLVLKEDRASSGAVYVAGQNVANISSWRVPRLRRGIGVVFQDFRLLPQKTVFANVAFAMQVIGKSRSVIRDTVPEVLKTVGLEGKENRLPHELSGGEQQRVAIARAVVNRPGILLADEPTGNLDPTTSMGIMGVLDKINQNGTTVVMATHDDDIVNEMRKRVVELRNGVIIRDEAKALYTSMIPVVGQSRRLRDASGRDEPQAAVTTRSEARAEARAAGEGQL; from the coding sequence ATGATCCGTTTCGAAAATGTCACCAAGGTCTATGACCAGAAGGCGCGCCCCGCGCTGGATTCGATCAACCTTGAGATCGACCGCGGCGAATTCGCCTTCCTCGTCGGGGCCTCCGGTTCCGGCAAATCGACCTTCCTGCGCCTTGTCCTCAAGGAGGACCGCGCCTCGTCCGGCGCCGTCTACGTGGCCGGCCAGAACGTCGCAAACATCTCCAGCTGGCGCGTGCCCCGGCTCCGCCGCGGGATCGGCGTCGTGTTCCAGGACTTCCGCCTGCTGCCGCAGAAGACCGTCTTCGCCAACGTCGCCTTCGCGATGCAGGTCATCGGCAAGAGCCGCAGCGTCATCCGCGACACCGTTCCCGAGGTCCTCAAGACCGTCGGCCTCGAAGGCAAGGAAAACCGCCTTCCGCACGAGCTCTCCGGCGGCGAGCAGCAGCGCGTGGCGATCGCCCGCGCCGTCGTCAACCGCCCGGGAATCCTGCTGGCCGATGAGCCCACCGGCAACCTGGACCCGACGACCTCCATGGGGATTATGGGCGTGCTGGACAAGATTAACCAGAACGGCACCACCGTGGTGATGGCCACCCACGACGACGACATCGTCAACGAGATGCGCAAACGCGTTGTCGAACTCCGCAACGGCGTCATCATCCGTGACGAGGCCAAGGCCCTCTACACCTCCATGATTCCGGTCGTCGGGCAATCGCGCCGCTTGCGGGATGCCAGCGGACGCGACGAACCGCAAGCCGCGGTAACCACCCGCAGCGAAGCCCGCGCCGAAGCGCGTGCCGCAGGGGAGGGGCAGCTGTGA